From a single Pseudophryne corroboree isolate aPseCor3 chromosome 6, aPseCor3.hap2, whole genome shotgun sequence genomic region:
- the LOC134933941 gene encoding olfactory receptor 5AP2-like, with protein MDINNKTQVRVFVFSGLTDNEELVPFLFLFFLLVYVVTIVGNVGLISVVYKMSSLQTPMYYLLSCLSLADICYSSVVTPKMLFDLLSKIKSITFTGCALQFFFFNTLAVTEALLLSSMSYDRYIAICHPLYYVLIMTYKKCFCLVLLSLSIGFLQSSVQTSCVFSLKYCGSNSIDHFYCDGPPLLTLSCSRSLPCDMVTVFFVCSCGIGSMVTVLVSYTIIVSSILRIKSSKGRQKAFSTCSSHLMCVSIVYGTVFFIYLRPSARVFDKQDKVVSVIYSVVIPMLNPIIYSLRNQEVKRVIMQKKLHELDKMFIKFT; from the coding sequence ATGGACATCAACAACAAGACACAAGTGAGAGTCTTTGTTTTTTCTGGTCTAACAGACAATGAAGAACttgtccccttcctcttcctcttcttcttgctTGTTTACGTGGTGACCATAGTTGGCAATGTTGGCCTGATATCTGTTGTCTATAAGATGTCCAGCCTCCAAACTCCAATGTACTATCTCCTGAGCTGCCTCTCATTGGCTGACATTTGCTACTCCTCAGTGGTAACTCCTAAAATGCTTTTTGACCTTTTGTCCAAGATAAAGTCCATCACATTCACTGGTTGTGCTCTTCAGTTCTTTTTCTTTAACACACTAGCAGTCACAGAAGCTCTACTGCTCTCCAGCATGTCCTATGACCGATATATCGCCATCTGCCATCCTCTCTATTATGTCTTAATTATGACCTATAAAAAATGTTTctgccttgttcttctttccttATCTATTGGCTTCCTGCAGTCATCAGTGCAGACCAGCTGTGTATTCAGTCTCAAATATTGTGGATCAAACAGTATAGACCACTTCTACTGTGATGGACCTCCTCTGCTCACATTGTCCTGTTCTAGAAGTCTTCCGTGTGATATGGTGACTGTTTTCTTTGTATGTTCTTGTGGTATTGGCTCTATGGTGACAGTTCTGGTCTCATATACTATAATTGTTTCTTCCATTTTACGGATAAAATCCAGTAAGGGCAGGCAGAAAGCATTCAGTACGTGTTCCTCACATCTCATGTGTGTCTCCATTGTCTACGGGACAGTTTTTTTCATCTATCTGCGCCCATCTGCCAGGGTCTTTGACAAACAAGACAAGGTGGTCTCTGTCATCTACTCAGTGGTGATTCCCATGTTGAATCCAATTATATACAGTCTGAGGAACCAAGAGGTGAAAAGGGTCATTATGCAAAAAAAACTCCATGAATTAGACAAAATGTTCATCAAATTCACATGA